The window TTTCCAGGTGTTACATCTCTCGAGGATTATCTTGATGTTGTCAGAGGGTGTTTCAGGTTCTCTCCCGAGTTTACCGTTGGACTGTGGTTTTATCAAAGTTACTGGCTTAATGGTAACCTTGAGTTTGTCGATGCTATCATCAGATCTGCCGAGGCTCACGGTGCTGTAGTGATACCCGTTTTTCACCTTCGGTATCGTGATAAAGAGCGTGGAAATCGTGGAGCCAAGGAAGTAGCAGAAATGTTTTTTATGGACGGCGACCGTCCGCGCATTGATGTGCTTATAAATCCTCTTCTTTTCTCCTTAACACTTGCGTCACCTGACCATCGCTCCATCCTCCCTCAGCTTAATGTTCCCTGCATCCAGGCAATTACTTCCATGGCACCTTTTTCCTTCTGGAAGGAGTCTCTTCAGGGACTTTCCATAATGGACGTTGCTTATTCTGTGGCTCAGCCTGAGTTTGATGGAACTCTTATAACGGTTCCCGTAGCCACGAGAGAAGAAGAATCTATTGATCCCATCACAGGTGCAGCTATTGTTAAATTCAAGCCCATACCTGATCGGGTTGATAAATTGGTGAGGCTAGCTCTTAATTGGGCTCGTCTTAAAAAGACTCCTGTAGAAGAACGTCGGGTCGCCATAGTATTTCACAACTATCCTCCCAGAAACGATAGAATAGGGTGTGCTGCAGGACTCGATAGCTTTGCAAGCGTTAAAAAACTTCTCGATCGAATGAAGGAATCCGGCTACAGAATTGATCGCACCTATTCTGATGGCGATGAACTGGCTCAGGAACTCCTTTCTCGTATGACATGCGACCAGCGATGGCTTCCTATAGAGGAGATGGCACGAAGAGCCGAAGCTTTTGGTAATTCGGAGGATATAAGCCGCTGGCACAGCGAGCTTCCCCTATCCGTTAAGGAAAAGATGCGTTCCGATTGGGGCAATCCTCCAGGTGATCTGTTTGTGCATGGGGGCAAGATGTATTTCTCTGGATTAATCAACGGAAATGTCTTTATTACAATTCAGCCACCTCGGGGCAGATTGGAAAACATTGAGAAAATATACCATAGTCCGGATCTTTCTCCGCCGCACCACTACCTGGCTCACTACCGCTGGATACGGGATATCTTTGGAGCTCACGCTGTTGTGCATGTTGGAAAACATGGGTCTCTCGAGTGGCTACCTGGAAAGTCTGTTGGGCTTTCTGGAGAATGCTATCCTGATCTCGCCATAATGGAACTTCCCAATGTTTATCCATACATAATTAACGATCCCGGCGAAGGAACTCAGGCGAAACGACGTTCTTACGCTTGCATAATTGACCATCTAACACCGTCTATGACCAACGCTGATCTTTACGACGATCTTGCAAAAATTCAGGAACTCGTGGCGGACTATCAAATTGCCTCAACGGAAGATCCAGCTAAGCAGGAAGTCCTTCGTCCCATGATATGGGATGCTGTAGAGAAAGCCCATCTGGAAAAGGATCTCGCCATAACAAAAGAAGAAGCCTTCAGGGATTTTGACGGCTTCCTCGAAAAGCTTCACGCTTATCTCGGTGAACTGAGCGATACAATGATCAACGACGGGCTTCACGTGATGGGGGTTCCTCCTGAAGGAGATCGACTTGCAGAGTTTCTCGTTCAGCTTACTCGTCTTCCAAACGGTGATGTACCATCTCTCAGGGAATCGATTATTTCTTTTTTTGGCTTTGATTACGACGATGTTTTAGAAAACCGAGGTAAACGTCTCGGGCGCTTTGGCGGAAAGACCGGGGCCGAGATTTTACGCATTGCTCATGAAAAAGCCCTTGAATTGGTTCGTCGGCTTCAAGTTGAGGATTTTTCTCTTGAAGCTGTTCCCAGGGTTACCACTCAGGTTCTTGGAAAGCGAGTTTCTCAAGTTGAAGCTGTGCTTTCTTACATAGCCGGGACTTTGGTTGATAATGTTCGAGCCTGCCGCGAGGAGATTAATTCATGTCTTAGTGCTTTTTCTGGAGGCTTTGTGCTTCCTGGACCTTCGGGAGCGCCAACTCGAGGTCAGGCAGACATACTTCCCACGGGAAGAAATTTTTATTCAGTTGATCCTAACAAGATCCCAACTCCGGCAGCCTGGGAAGTTGGTGTTAGACTGGGAAAAGCTCTGCTGGAACGCTGCCTTAAGGAAAAAGGAAACTACCCCGAAAGCGTGGGTATTCTGGTTTTTGCTACTTCTACGATGAGGACAAGAGGGGACGATATTGCGGAAATCTTTTATCTTATGGGCGTGAAACCGGTGTGGCAGAAGGGAAGCGGAAATGTGATAGGGCTTGAGGTAATACCTCTCGAGGAACTGGGGCGCCCGAGAATCGACGTGGTTCCAAGAATAAGTGGGCTTTTCAGAGATACCTTTCCAAACCTTGTTGAACGAATAGATGAAGCTGTTCAGATGGTAGCAACTCTTAAGGAGACAGCGGAATCGAACTTTCTGTTGAGGCATGTTGAGCAAGATATGAGAGAATATCTCGCAAGGGGCATGAATCGTGATGAAGCCTTTCGTGAGGCCACGCTCAGAGTGTTCGGTTGTCCTCCCGGAACTTATGGAGCTGGAGTGGCGGAACTTATCGAGTCTAAGATGTGGAAAACTCAGGAAGATTTGGGAAATATCTACATCAGGTATTCTTCTCATGCTTATGGTAGAGGTGTCTATGGCAAAGCCAGGCAGGAGACCTTCCGAAAAGTATTGTCTCGGGTTGATACAACGGTAAAGAATGAAGATTCTCGGGAATACGATATGATGTCCTGTACTGATTATTACAACTATTATGGCGGACTTATAGCAGCGGTGAAGACTGTTAGAGGATTCCTGCCGTTTGCTACCATGGGAGATAGCGCTGATCCAAGGCGCATTAAGATTAGAACTACTCAGGAAGAAGCAAAACATGTGCTGAGATCCAGACTTGTTAATCCTAAATGGCTCGAAGGAATGAAGCGGCATGGCTTCAAGGGGGCCGGCGACATTTCTCACGTGGTTGATATTGTTTTTGGGTGGGATGCTACTGCGGAAGTTATGGAAGACTGGATGTATGAAGAAATTGCAAGAACCTATGCTTTGGATCCAGCTATGCGTGAGTGGATGAAGAGAGTAAGCCCTTTTGCGCTCCAGAATATCCTGGATAAATTACTTGAGGCTATTGCTAGAAATATGTGGAAGGCATCGCCGGAAATGGAAGAGAAGCTAAGGGAGATTTTGCTCGAGATGGAGGGCGAGATAGAAGAATGGAGTGATCGTAGTGAATAAATTTTTTGTCTATCTCTCGCACTTTTAAATTTGGGTCATTATTTTTTACTTGCCATACGATATAAAAGTATAGAAAAAAGCGTGTTCGTTAATTTTGGTGTGCGGGAGGTAGCGGTTCGAATGAAGATTAGAAAGATGGTCTTAGGTGTTTTGACGGTTTTCGCGTTAATCCTTTGCCAGACACTTCAAGGATGGGGAGTATCGAAAGCCGAGGAACTTTATGAGAAAGCACAAGTAGAATCTTTTATGTTTAAAAAGCTCGCCATATACGATGAAGCCATTGCCATGGACAAAAATATGCTGGAGGCTCGTAGAGATAGAGCCTTTATACTATACTACCAGGGCAAGTATCCAGAGGTTGTAGAGGACTTAACGGTGTGCATCGAAAATGGGCTGGACGGAAGTGAGATTCGTTCTATGCGAGCCAAGGCGCTTATAGCTATTAAGAAATATTATGAAGCTCTGGATGATCTTTCAATAGCGCTTGATCTGGATAATCAAAACAGAGAAGCTCGATTGAACAGGGCTATTGCTAGCGCACGTCTTGGGAAATACGACAATGCTATAAGTGATCTGAAAATGCTGCTTAGAGAAAATCATCATGACAGAATTTCCAGCCAGGCTTATAGGCTTATGGGCGAGATACTTCTGGCTAGAGGTGAAAACGAAGTAGCAAGAGAATATTTTGCCAAAGCTGGCAGATGGGACAGTGTTTTAGGTATTAGCTTTCCTGGGGGCATGTATAACGCGAAAATCCTTAGCCTGATGGGCATGATAGGCCTTGTGGTTTCCTTCGCCGCTCTCATTTTCAAGGTTGATCTGCCTGCTCCAAGGCGCCCTAGAAAACGTTAAGCGGATTTAATTATTCGGGAGCGTGTTGTGCTGTGTATTACTGATTAAGAAGTCATGTGTGTTCTCAAAAAGCAGCACGTCACGCTTCTACTTTTTCGAACAGCCCTGGGCAAATAACTTGACGAATTTCAAGATTGTGTGGTAAGAGCAACCTTACCTGGCAGTTAGGAGAGATGGCCGAGTAGGTCGAAGGCGCTCGCCTGCTAAGCGAGTGTCCCGCCCAAAGCGGGACCGTGGGTTCGAATCCCACTCTCTCCGCCATCTGATATTGAAACCATCCCCTAACCCCATAGATTTTAGAAAGGTTTCTTTAAGTATGGAGATGTTTTCAATCCTTATCCTTAAGTTTAAGTATTTCATGAGTTTAAAAAGCTTAAGGAGTCCAATATGTTTAGCCTATGTTATACTTGTGGAAGCTGTGATGCCGAATGCCCAATAAACAGGCGAAGTAAGCAGCTTTCTCCAAGAAAAATTGTTAGATTTCATCTGTTAGGATACGACGATGAAGCATCCATCCTTCCGGAACTTTGGTATTGTGTTCGATGCGGTCGATGTGGAAGAGGATGTCCTATGGGGGTTAAGCCTTTTGAAGTTATTGAGAAGTTAAAATATCATCTAGCTGAGAAAAAATCTCACAGGATCGGGCGACTATATCTTTCCATAAGAGATCTTAAGATAAGGTTACAAAAGGCAAGGTATTGGCTCATAGAAGGTGTGTTTCGAGAGGAAAAAATTTCCCCTGTTGATGTATGGAATCAAGCTGAAAGTAAAACCAATCTGGTCAGTGAAGGGTTTATGGATGTTCAGGAATTTTATCCACCGAGATCTTCACTGGAGCGGTTGTTCCTGAAATATTTCGACTTTTCAACAAATCTAAGGCGCTGTTTTGCCTGTGGCTCTTGCACAAACGCCTGTCCTGTTTCGGCAAAAACCTGGATTTTAAGTCCTTTTAGAGTTTTTAGAATGGTCAGATGGGGGCTGATAAGGGAAGCGGCTTCAGAACCAGGTATATGGCTTTGCATAGATTGTGGACGATGTGCGGATGTTTGTCCTCAAAAGGTAAATGGGTTTTGGATAATGAAACTTCTTAGAGAATATGCAGTAGCGGAGAAGATTGTGGATAATAATTCTGTTCGCCGATGGGAATTTCTGGACGGGGAACTCTACAGAATATATCATAAAAATATAGTTGAGCTTTTTAGTGAGTAGGCCAGATGTTGGGCAAGAACGAATGGTATAACAATTTTCAGGAGGGCTGTTATGGCTATAATAACCATTTCCCGGGGATCCTACAGTCACGGAAAAGAAATTGCTGAGAAAGTGGGGCAGAAGCTTGGGTATGAGGTTATTTCTAGAGAAGTCCTAATTGAAGCTTCCAGACAGTTTAATGTTCCTGAGGTAAAACTTATTCATGCTATCAAAGATGCTCCATCTTGGCTTGATAGTATCACTTACGGGAGAGAGAAATACATAGCTTATATTCAAGCGGCGATCCTTAGACATTTTAAGAGGGACAATGTTGTTTATCATGGTTTTGCAGGTCACTTCTTTGTGAAAAATGTTCCTCACGTTCTCAAAGTAAGAATCATAGCTGACATGGAGGAGAGAATAAAACTGGTTATGGAAAGGGATGGAGTTTCCCGAGATGAAGCCATTAAACAGCTAACGAAGATTGATGAAGAAAGGAGAAAATGGAGCCAAAGACTTTATGGCATTGATACATTCGATCCACACCTTTACGATCTTGTTATCAGAATAAAAAAGCTCAAAGTGGACGATGCTGTGGATATTATTTGCCATACTGTGTCTATGGACGCTTTTAAGACGACGCCAGAATCACAGATGATGATGGATAATCTGGTTATGGCAGCAGATATAAAGGCTGCTATTGTCCATCTTCGTCCCGACGCAGAAGTTAACTATGAAAGCGGAGTAGCTACGGTGCATACAACTTTGCCTCTGGAAGTAGATGAAACCGATCTGAAACGCCAACTTGAAGAAACTTGCCTTAAAATTCCTGGAGTGAGAGAAGTCAGGATTCGTATATCTCCAGCAACTATATTTAAGAGATAACAACGTAATTAAAATAAGCCTTGAAAGTTTTCTGCTGGCGGCGGTTTAACGATAAAGATGGCGGAGGGAGTAGGATTCGAACCCACGGTCCCGCTTCCACGGGACAACGGTTTTCAAGACCGCCGCCTTAAACCACTCGGCCATCCCTCCGGACTGAAAACTCGTCGCTGTTCATGATTAACTTAGAACAGGACAGGTTGTTTAATAATTTAAAACTCACCGAAAGTCAATCCCATCCAAAAAGGGACTTTCTAAAGCTCTCTTTTCGATTCTTTTCAAGTATCATCCCATCCGGGTGGTTGTTCTTAGAAACCTTAAGGAGTTTCATCGAGTTTTCCCATTTTTCCGATTACGCCGTGGTAAAAACCTTTCAGAGTGTATTTAAGATTCTCAAGTCGTGGTTTCACAAATAATGGGAAGCCAAATAGATATCTAAAGGATCTCAAAAATATTGAACATCTAAATTGTAAGTCCAGATTATCATTCCTAAAGGAAAGAAAAACCGCATTTCTCGTTATATAGTAGGAACGGGTAGGAGATCTTTGATACACAAACCTCCACATGACTTTGGCGGCACTGTCTCCTAATCTGTGTTGGACCGTCACATCTGCGTTGCCGACGATTTTATATCCCTTTTTTATTGCTCTCCAGCACCATTCCATATCTATCCAGTCTATGAATAACTTTTCCATCATCAACCCTACATCATTTAAACATGTTGCGTTTATAATAGTGCCAGAAGATATTAAGTGAAAAACTTCGTGTTTTCCGAAAGCAGGATATATTTTTTTGAAACCGAATTTACTTCTTATAACAAAACCCTCTAGTTTACCGGTGTGCATGTTTACAAATAATGGCCCAGCTGCGGCCACATTTTTTTCTTTAAAACATTCCATCATTTTTTCCACGAAATCAGATGGATAAACTGTATCTTGATCGGAAATCAGTATATAATCTATTTTTTCTTCTAACGCTTTTTTTATTCCAACGTTCTGAGCACAAGCTATTCCACGATTTGTTCCTAGATAAATTATTTCCAGATTTTCATGGTTATTGAAGATTTTTGGTTTTAAGTAGCTATTTGGAGTATTATCGACTACATATAATTTCCGACATTGGTGTATTAAACTTTCGATGCAGTTTCTAAAAACTTCGAGATCTGGCTTATAGGTTACAATTATGGCTCCTACTTTTGGCGGTTTTTTTTCTTTTTCCATGTCTTACTTTATTTAAAACTTTGAGTGATTGATTATCAGGTTCTTCAAACATACCAAAAATACGATCTGGAACACAATCGGAAAATCATTTGTTGATGACAAAGAGCACCAATAGGTTCTACCGGATATCAGTCCTAAAAGGGAGACAGGTAGAGCACGTTACAACTTGGCCTTACATATAGTGGGAATTTGCTAACAACATTCTTATGAACTAAGGATGTTCAGAAGAGACCGCCATGATAACCATGGCGGTTTCCCTATCTTAGGGGCATATCACAATGACATATCATGCTCCTACTCATGAGGCGCTACTTTGACGATCTTGTTCCGACGTTCTCAAAACGTGGGGGCAAAAAGATCCTAAATAAGGGTAATTTTTGAATAACCTCTTTTGAGCTTGCTGTTTTTATTCGTCTAAATTAAAATGTCAATCTCATAATTACATTGATTAACTCATTTCCCTTGGCTAACTTTCTGTCTCGGTTGCTCTTATGCTCCAGCAAAATCCAAGAAGTGGTCATCTGGTTTTAGGTTAAAAAACTTTGGTAAGTGTTAAACACAGAAGAGGAGGATATCAAATGGGAAAAAGATTTTTATTTATTCTGGGCGTTTTTTCGCTTGTTTTTACTAGCTTTGTTTATGGGGCTGAAATGAACTTAAAAGAAGGGCTTTGGGAGATAACAGTCCAGGTCAGTTCCCCTGACATGCCAATGCAAATGCCAGCTCAAAAGTTTACTCAATGTATCACGAAAGATAACTCCATTCCTGAAGCTGAAATGGAAAAAAATAAAGATTGTAAGATTGAACAAAAAAACATTTCGGGCGATACGGTAAGCTGGAAGTTGGTTTGTCAAGATGGTGAAGAAAAAATTGTAAGTGAAGGAAAGGTAACATATAAGGGCGATACCTTTGTCGGTGAGTCTGTAACAAAGACATCGGATGGAATGGAAATGCGCCAAAAGATGACCGGAAAATGGATAGGAAAATGTTCAAATTAAAAATATTGTTTTTGGGAACCATATTTATTCTGGTATGCCTGCATCTCACGGTTAATCCTGGCTTTGCTCAGGAGGATGCTTACACCCCGCCCAAGGGAAGCCAGGAAAGAAAAGCCATTCTGGATGCTTTAAGGGATACCCTTAAAACCTTTGATGTCGGAAAAGTCGTTTTCGTGGTCAGACATCTCAAAGTTAAGAATAGCTGGGCATGGGTTGAGACATACCCTCAGAGTCCTGACGGTGCTAGTAAATATGAACCTGTGGATGCTCTTCTGCATAAAGAAGGGAACAATTGGGTTGTTAAGGCTATGCGTCCATGCTGCGGAGAATGTGCCGATGACCCAGAATGTGAAGACATAAAAAGATATTATCGAAAGCTCATGAGGGAGTTTCCATCTGTCCCTAAAGAGATATTTCCTTGGTAGAAAAAAGATGGACTGTCTCCATTCCTTTGTATGTATATGTAAAGGAGGAGTTTAGCAAACGTCGATCAAAGAGAAGTTGGAGCGACTTAAGCCAACCCTGTTCAAAGATGATTTGGACCATCTTTCCCATTACTTCTTCTTTAGAACCTAGAGTCTAAATTGTTTATAGATGTCTTCAAAAACTTCTAAATCAGATTCTCGAATATCAAGGCCAAGATGACAGAATTTGTCAGTATAAGCACTTGCTAGATTTCGCCAAACAAACATGGGAGGTAGATAGTTCGGTTGACGGGCAAGCTGACCCGGATTGTGATGGGCATCGAAATGGTTCAGTTCTTTTTTTATCGTGTTTTATACTCTTATATCTGAGAGACGATACAATGCGGTGTTGCCGTGTAGTCTGCTAAAGTAATACAGATATCTGAAGGGATCTGAATAATAGTATAGTCCCTGAACCTTTCTTTAAATAAGGAAAGAATTTCATTATCTTGAGGGATACCAAAGGAGGGTAAAAGAATTTTGCCTTCCATTAGGATAAAACCTAGGTAATCTCCAAAGGCATTATTGATATTTGGAGGTTCAGGCAGATCTATAGAAATAAAATCATCAGAATACACAGAGGGATCGATAAACGGATCAAAGATGGAATCGTATAAAAAAGTATTCTCCACAAATCGGAAAGATCCATCTATATGACCTGTGAAATCCCCTGGATAAGGCATAATATGGAGAGAGATATCTGATATAATGCTGTCTAAGTAGTTCCTTATTCCTTCATAACCACATATACTATTGTGGACGAGAGCCTTAGAAGAGATTAAGCAGATTCTATCATTATAGGATACAGAACCTCCATCAAGATTAATACCAGGTCTATATTCCACAGATCCTCTGCTTCGGAGATAAGGAACTAAAACATCTCTCTGAAAAAGATCTATTTTCTTTCTCATACGGCGGGTTTCATAACTTTCTTTCATAGAGTTTACACAAAAGACAATGTTGTTATTAAGGTCGTGACATAAAAATGTATAGAACCAATCTCTAATCCAGGGAGTAGGTGATTGAAATGGAAGAGTTTGAAAGCTAATTCCATTTGCTTTTAAGAAGGATATAAAAGAGCCAATCGCTTTAGATACTTCTGGATAAAGAGAAGAATCTGCCAAAATCAAAGTCTTAGTCTTATGCTCAGGAATTAGTCTCATAAGTTACACATCCTAAAGTAGAGAGGAATTTGATGAATAACCAAGAACCAATCTCTTTCATTCCTTCCACCTTTTAGGGTCTCTTCAATTCAACTATCAACTTTAGTTCCGGCGAAATTATCAAATCGGTTCAGAGAAAAAAGTAGTTCCTGAAGGCAGCAAGAGAATGTTCTTCGTCTTCTGAGAACATGCCGTCTTGAAGGGTTGATGAAAACAGCAACCTACTAGGCTTTTGTCAACAGTTCCATCAGAGATTGGCCATTGATATAAGAATTAAAAGCGATGTTTTTAGCTGTCTCTTGCGGTGTTCGTAAATCAGATTGAGTTATAGCGAACTTAGCCGCAGTCTAAATAATACGAGCCGAACCTTCTTCATAAGGTCGCTTGCACTCCTTGTGAGCACTGCGTAAATAGCTAGTATCGTTACCGCAAAACTTACATTTTCCCAAGTTTTACCTCCTGCAGAGAACATTAAAGCTCTCGTGATCAAGGCGAAGCGGTGTAAATTCGAATGAATCGGTCGCCGAGGACGGTGACCATCCCAATATTTTAGGGCCGTCTTGGGAGGGACGGCGTCCTCGCCGTCCGTTTCTAGTGCGCCTGTGCCGGGCGCACCAAATTAAATGGGCGACCCATGCGTTGCCCCTACATGAGCCTGAAAGGGTGACGGTGGTGAACCGGAGATAACGATAACCGTCCCGTAGGGGCAGGCCTTGTGCCTGTCCAATCCCAGGGCCTTGTGCCTGCCCGATTACGGGGCAACCACAAGAGGTCGCCCCTACACTTCTCGAACCGCCCAGTGCGGACCCGCATGCCGGGGGGTGTGGGAGGGAATCGGTCAAACTGACCGCCCCTTATCCCAATATCCGGTGAATCACATATTGAGTCGTTTATTAGCTGCCTATTTTTTGTTCAGACTTGATTGTTTCTTTCCAATGAATTTCTTTTGCTTTATAGTATTACCTTTAATAAAGACAGGTTAAGCGATTGCTGTAAAAATTTAACTTTTTAGCAGGTCAGATGAACAAAAGGAGGCAGCGAAGTGCCAAGAATAGATGACTACCGAGAGGCTTTAAGAATTGCTAAGGAAAACATCCTGAAACAAGATCTTTCAGAAATTGCTGAAAAAGCCGGTGGTGAATTTGAAGAAAATGAAGAAGAAAAAATTATAAGGTTCAGTTTTTTCACGGATCCCTGTCTTTTAAGGGTTAAAGGTGGAGATGTAAGTATAGAACTGGGCATCGAGGGGAAGGAATTATCCCTTACAGATCAAGTTCTTGTTGCTCATTATTTGCTTGGAGCATCCGGAGAGAAAGAAACGGGTGAGTGGATCACCTTTAGAGACATACCCGATGGACATTTTTACTACGACGCTTTCCTTAGAAGGGCTCGCGATCCCTTTTTGAAAACTTTTGGTGAAAAGCTCCAACTTTACGAACGAGTGGCGCCAATGATTGGAGGGGTGCCGGTTGAAGGAATTGGCGATGTGGCTTTCGATTTTCGGGTATTTCCTAGAATAACTCTGAGAATTATACTCTGGAAGGGGGATGATGAATTTCCCCCGGAGGCTAGCATCCTCTTTGATAAGAACATTCAACTCTACTTGTCCGTAGAAGATATTGCTTATCTTAGCGGGGGGGTAGTTTACCGAATGATGGGTATTGCAAGATCTTTTTCTCAATAATCTCCAGGAAGGAGGCACAGCAAGATGAAAATCGCTGTAAGTGGCAAAGGCGGAGTAGGGAAGACTACTCTAGCTGCTTTTCTTGCAAAATGGCTTGGTCGAAATGGATTTGCAGTGCTTGCTATTGATGCCGATCCAGATGCCAATCTTGCTAATGCTCTTGGTTGTCCCAACGCCGATTCTATTAGCCCAATTGCTGAGATGAAAGATCTTATCTATGAACGCACAGAAGCTATGCCTGGAGGGTTTGGTGGCTTCTTCAAGATGAACCCGAAGGTGGATGATCTACCCGATAAGATTGCTGTGTCCTGCGGGGATAACGTAAGGCTTATGGTTATGGGAGGAGTTAAAAAAGGTGGTATGGGATGTGTTTGCCCTGAAAGCGTGCTTTTGAAAAATCTAGTCCATCACCTCGTCCTTCGTCACAATGAAGCTGTAATCATGGACATGGAAGCTGGTATAGAGCACCTGGGGCGAGGCACAGCAAGAGGCGTAACAGCTTTTATAGTTGTGGTTGAACCAGGTAAGCGTAGTATCGAGACAGCTTACAGGATTCGAGAGCTGGCAAGCGATATTGGGCTTGAACGAATATTTATAGTTGGTAATAAGATAAGAAGTGAACGGGATAAGGAATTTCTCGTTAAAGGGCTCAGCGAGTTTTCTTTCTTGGGATTTATTCCCTATGATGATGCTCTCATTGAAGCTGACATGAAAGGAGCTTTTCCTGAAGATGTGTCGGCCTATACGAGAGCCGCTTTCGAAAGCATAGGGGAAAAGTTACTTAAATTTAACCAGGAGAAGGAATGAAAAAAGGTGAATTCAGTATGTTATCTTGAACCGTCCATAGTAGACGTTCAAAGCCGACCGGATACTAGAAACGTTGCAATTGATAAAGTAGGTGTTAAAAATGTTCGGTATCCGCTTACGGTGCTCGATAAGCACAACGGCTTCCAGAATACTGTGGGGTCGATTAACATGTATGTTAACCTTCCCCGACGGTTTAAAGGCACCCACATGAGCAGGTTTATTGAAATTCTGAACGAATTCCATGGAAATTTTGATATTCGTAATCTTTCAAAAATTCTTGATACTATTAGAAAAAAACTTGATGCTGAATCAGCTCATGTGGAGATTGCCTTCCCTTACTTCATCAGAAAGCTGTCGCCTGTAACAAGGTCCCCTGGTCTAATGGAATATGGGTGCCGTGTTATTGGATCCATTGATCAGCATAACGGTTATGATTTGATTGTGGAAGTTATCGTTCCGATCACAACAGTCTGTCCCTGCTCAAAGGAGATTAGCGCCTACGGGGCTCACAACCAAAGAGGTTTGGTGAGGCTTGCCGTCAGATATGAGAAATTTATGTGGATTGAAGATCTTATCGCTATTGTTGAATCTTGCGCATCTTGCGATG of the Thermodesulforhabdaceae bacterium genome contains:
- the cobN gene encoding cobaltochelatase subunit CobN, with the protein product MRPYRLCYFSATATDIPSLSEGVRRFKAFGGKIDVYARTQGQLLTQSAREAFIRNALDADAVIITFHGGTASFPAFPIFAEAFSEGRSYGQRPYLHLQPVGGMDEDAMEAARKFSTDFGNPTWDTVNLYLNYGGAFNIEELLKFLHNRLFGTDLPCSPPVRPPEEGIYHPDFPGVTSLEDYLDVVRGCFRFSPEFTVGLWFYQSYWLNGNLEFVDAIIRSAEAHGAVVIPVFHLRYRDKERGNRGAKEVAEMFFMDGDRPRIDVLINPLLFSLTLASPDHRSILPQLNVPCIQAITSMAPFSFWKESLQGLSIMDVAYSVAQPEFDGTLITVPVATREEESIDPITGAAIVKFKPIPDRVDKLVRLALNWARLKKTPVEERRVAIVFHNYPPRNDRIGCAAGLDSFASVKKLLDRMKESGYRIDRTYSDGDELAQELLSRMTCDQRWLPIEEMARRAEAFGNSEDISRWHSELPLSVKEKMRSDWGNPPGDLFVHGGKMYFSGLINGNVFITIQPPRGRLENIEKIYHSPDLSPPHHYLAHYRWIRDIFGAHAVVHVGKHGSLEWLPGKSVGLSGECYPDLAIMELPNVYPYIINDPGEGTQAKRRSYACIIDHLTPSMTNADLYDDLAKIQELVADYQIASTEDPAKQEVLRPMIWDAVEKAHLEKDLAITKEEAFRDFDGFLEKLHAYLGELSDTMINDGLHVMGVPPEGDRLAEFLVQLTRLPNGDVPSLRESIISFFGFDYDDVLENRGKRLGRFGGKTGAEILRIAHEKALELVRRLQVEDFSLEAVPRVTTQVLGKRVSQVEAVLSYIAGTLVDNVRACREEINSCLSAFSGGFVLPGPSGAPTRGQADILPTGRNFYSVDPNKIPTPAAWEVGVRLGKALLERCLKEKGNYPESVGILVFATSTMRTRGDDIAEIFYLMGVKPVWQKGSGNVIGLEVIPLEELGRPRIDVVPRISGLFRDTFPNLVERIDEAVQMVATLKETAESNFLLRHVEQDMREYLARGMNRDEAFREATLRVFGCPPGTYGAGVAELIESKMWKTQEDLGNIYIRYSSHAYGRGVYGKARQETFRKVLSRVDTTVKNEDSREYDMMSCTDYYNYYGGLIAAVKTVRGFLPFATMGDSADPRRIKIRTTQEEAKHVLRSRLVNPKWLEGMKRHGFKGAGDISHVVDIVFGWDATAEVMEDWMYEEIARTYALDPAMREWMKRVSPFALQNILDKLLEAIARNMWKASPEMEEKLREILLEMEGEIEEWSDRSE
- a CDS encoding 4Fe-4S dicluster domain-containing protein, producing the protein MFSLCYTCGSCDAECPINRRSKQLSPRKIVRFHLLGYDDEASILPELWYCVRCGRCGRGCPMGVKPFEVIEKLKYHLAEKKSHRIGRLYLSIRDLKIRLQKARYWLIEGVFREEKISPVDVWNQAESKTNLVSEGFMDVQEFYPPRSSLERLFLKYFDFSTNLRRCFACGSCTNACPVSAKTWILSPFRVFRMVRWGLIREAASEPGIWLCIDCGRCADVCPQKVNGFWIMKLLREYAVAEKIVDNNSVRRWEFLDGELYRIYHKNIVELFSE
- a CDS encoding cytidylate kinase-like family protein, with product MAIITISRGSYSHGKEIAEKVGQKLGYEVISREVLIEASRQFNVPEVKLIHAIKDAPSWLDSITYGREKYIAYIQAAILRHFKRDNVVYHGFAGHFFVKNVPHVLKVRIIADMEERIKLVMERDGVSRDEAIKQLTKIDEERRKWSQRLYGIDTFDPHLYDLVIRIKKLKVDDAVDIICHTVSMDAFKTTPESQMMMDNLVMAADIKAAIVHLRPDAEVNYESGVATVHTTLPLEVDETDLKRQLEETCLKIPGVREVRIRISPATIFKR
- a CDS encoding glycosyltransferase family 2 protein, whose translation is MEKEKKPPKVGAIIVTYKPDLEVFRNCIESLIHQCRKLYVVDNTPNSYLKPKIFNNHENLEIIYLGTNRGIACAQNVGIKKALEEKIDYILISDQDTVYPSDFVEKMMECFKEKNVAAAGPLFVNMHTGKLEGFVIRSKFGFKKIYPAFGKHEVFHLISSGTIINATCLNDVGLMMEKLFIDWIDMEWCWRAIKKGYKIVGNADVTVQHRLGDSAAKVMWRFVYQRSPTRSYYITRNAVFLSFRNDNLDLQFRCSIFLRSFRYLFGFPLFVKPRLENLKYTLKGFYHGVIGKMGKLDETP
- a CDS encoding DUF3617 family protein; its protein translation is MGKRFLFILGVFSLVFTSFVYGAEMNLKEGLWEITVQVSSPDMPMQMPAQKFTQCITKDNSIPEAEMEKNKDCKIEQKNISGDTVSWKLVCQDGEEKIVSEGKVTYKGDTFVGESVTKTSDGMEMRQKMTGKWIGKCSN
- a CDS encoding DUF3786 domain-containing protein produces the protein MPRIDDYREALRIAKENILKQDLSEIAEKAGGEFEENEEEKIIRFSFFTDPCLLRVKGGDVSIELGIEGKELSLTDQVLVAHYLLGASGEKETGEWITFRDIPDGHFYYDAFLRRARDPFLKTFGEKLQLYERVAPMIGGVPVEGIGDVAFDFRVFPRITLRIILWKGDDEFPPEASILFDKNIQLYLSVEDIAYLSGGVVYRMMGIARSFSQ